The Brachypodium distachyon strain Bd21 chromosome 4, Brachypodium_distachyon_v3.0, whole genome shotgun sequence nucleotide sequence TAAGGGCCATCGtcgcagcagcagtagcaagCGTAGCCGGCGTGCCCATCGCCACCACTCTTCTGATATGGGGAGTGAGAGTGACGGCAAGGTCGATGAGGATTCAGAGGGTTCTTCTGATTCTGAGGACTCGAGGGAtaagaggagcaggaagagatCGCGGAGGCACAAGAAGTCGAAGAGGAGGGGCCGTAGCTctgggaggaagaagaggaagagtcTGGATTTACCCTCTGATGGAAGCtccgaggaggtggaggtttCAGGCTCTAGCCCTGAAAGGAAGACTGGCAAGAGctcaaggaagaagaggagcaagCAGTCTGATTCTGAAGATTCGATCCCTCATGATCCCAATGCTGAAAAGGAAGTTGAAGAGACAGATGTGCCAGAGATTGATCCTGAGGCAATTAAGTTCAAGGAAATGCTCGAGGCCCAGAAGAAGGCTGCCCTGGAGAATGAGATGCCGGTTGGGCCGATGCCACTTCCTCGTGCAGAGGGTCATATTAGCTATGGTGGTGCACTGAGACCCGGTGAAGGTGATGCTATCGCGCAGTATGTACAGCAGGGGAAGCGTATCCCACGTCGTGGTGAGGTGGGTCTGTCTGCAGATGagattcagaagtttgaaGATTTGGGGTATGTGATGAGTGGGAGTAGGCACCAGAGGATGAATGCTATCCGTATAAGGAAGGAAAATCAGGTTTATAGTGCAGAGGATAAGAGGGCGCTGGCCATGTTTAACTATGAGGAGAAGTCAAAGAGAGAGCACAAAGTTATGGCGGATTTGCAGCGCTTGGTTTCCAGAACCATTGGCCAAGATTCAGGACCTTCACATGACCCATTTGCTACCACGGATGGTTGAGTAATGATTTCTAGCTATTATATACAAAGAAATGGTTGCCATTATTCGCTATGCATCATTTTCTTGCTGTTCCTATAGTACTAGTGATACCAAGTTTGCTTTTTCTGTGACTTCTGTTTTGTATTGACTGTATGTAGCTTATTATGCTTATTATGCTACATGTTATATTTGAGTTCATGGTTGTTGCTATGTATGTTAAGCTGCTTCATTTAAGATTTCTTGCAATGATAGGGTAGAATGTGCATTTTTT carries:
- the LOC100845029 gene encoding NF-kappa-B-activating protein, producing the protein MSRTGSRLASVVRLPDRSRVSASPSPHRRALSRSPSPRRQRRRDRSPSPARVRRRDRSPSPSRVRRRDRSPSPYQDRRRDRSPSPFRDRRRQWSPYHNDRGRDRDRVRDVEPPARRGGDGGGAWSASDDDDEELKGLTYFEYRRLKRQKLRKNLKRCIWNITPSPPRRDDEADEYHYSEEEEDKEKKESPKKDSSDKSEDEENKNSSESESGESGSLSDSSESDYSRRKKKGRKGHRRSSSSKRSRRAHRHHSSDMGSESDGKVDEDSEGSSDSEDSRDKRSRKRSRRHKKSKRRGRSSGRKKRKSLDLPSDGSSEEVEVSGSSPERKTGKSSRKKRSKQSDSEDSIPHDPNAEKEVEETDVPEIDPEAIKFKEMLEAQKKAALENEMPVGPMPLPRAEGHISYGGALRPGEGDAIAQYVQQGKRIPRRGEVGLSADEIQKFEDLGYVMSGSRHQRMNAIRIRKENQVYSAEDKRALAMFNYEEKSKREHKVMADLQRLVSRTIGQDSGPSHDPFATTDG